A window of the Dickeya dianthicola NCPPB 453 genome harbors these coding sequences:
- the rpmE gene encoding 50S ribosomal protein L31, with amino-acid sequence MKKDIHPNYVEITATCSCGNIIKTRSTAAHDLNLDVCGACHPFFTGKQRVVDTGGRVDRFNKRFSIPGVKK; translated from the coding sequence ATGAAAAAAGATATTCACCCGAATTACGTTGAAATTACCGCCACTTGCTCTTGCGGTAACATCATCAAAACCCGCTCCACCGCTGCTCATGACCTGAACCTGGACGTGTGCGGCGCTTGCCACCCGTTCTTCACCGGCAAACAGCGTGTGGTTGACACCGGTGGCCGTGTTGATCGTTTCAACAAACGTTTCAGCATCCCGGGCGTCAAAAAATAA
- the metJ gene encoding met regulon transcriptional regulator MetJ: MAEWNGEYVSPYAEHGKKSEQVKKITVSIPLKVLKILTDERTRRQVNNLRHATNSELLCEAFLHAFTGQPLPNDEDLRKERDDEIPDAAKAIMREMGIDPDTWEY; encoded by the coding sequence ATGGCTGAGTGGAATGGCGAATACGTAAGCCCATACGCTGAACACGGCAAGAAGAGCGAGCAGGTTAAGAAAATCACCGTATCTATCCCGTTGAAGGTATTGAAAATACTGACAGACGAACGTACCCGTCGTCAGGTCAATAACCTGCGTCACGCAACCAATAGCGAGTTACTGTGTGAGGCGTTTTTGCACGCTTTTACCGGCCAACCCTTACCGAACGATGAAGACCTGCGTAAAGAACGCGACGACGAAATTCCCGATGCCGCCAAGGCGATTATGCGTGAGATGGGGATTGACCCGGATACGTGGGAATACTAA
- the priA gene encoding primosomal protein N', whose translation MPVVQVALPVPLTRTFDYRLSQGVTPPVPGVRVSVPFGNRKMIGIVTALNAGSGLPLEQLKPLHDVLDDATLFPDSLWRILLWAAEYYHYPLGEVLFHALPILLRQGKPAHSAPLWQWFATEQGRATSLNALKRAPKQQQALAALLQGPLYRHQVAETELTEAALQALREKGLSELRALPQQVKDWRDDFSLTGERLRLNTEQATAVGAIRSEDDHFAAWLLAGITGSGKTEVYLSVLENILAQGKQALVLVPEIGLTPQTIARFRDRFNAPVEALHSGLNDGERLSVWLRARQGEAAIVIGTRSALFTPFARLGLIVIDEEHDGSYKQQEGWRYHARDLAVFRARQENIPIVMGSATPALETLYNVQIGKYRQLRLSKRAGNARLAQQHLLDLKGLPLTTGLSQPLINRIRHHLAADNQVILFLNRRGFAPVVLCHECGWIAECQRCDSYYTLHQHQRMMRCHHCDSQRPVPQQCPQCGSTHLVPVGLGTEQLEQALPTLFPEAPITRIDRDTTSRKGALEQQLAQVRQGGARILIGTQMLAKGHHFPDVTLVALLDVDSSLFSADFRATERFAQLYTQVSGRAGRAGKAGEVVLQTHHPEHPLLQTLLHQGYDAFASQTLKERQSVFLPPFTSHVLFRADDHDNQQASLFLQQLRNLLEASPLRDDSLWLMGPVPALQPKRAGRFRWQLLLQHPSRATLQRLIRNSMLLIDTLPQTRKVKWVMDVDPTDN comes from the coding sequence ATGCCCGTTGTTCAGGTTGCCTTGCCGGTACCGCTGACGCGCACGTTTGATTACCGGTTGTCGCAAGGCGTGACGCCGCCGGTGCCGGGCGTGCGGGTCAGCGTTCCCTTCGGCAACCGTAAGATGATCGGTATCGTCACTGCCCTGAACGCCGGCAGCGGACTGCCGCTGGAACAGCTTAAACCGCTGCACGACGTGCTCGACGACGCCACGCTGTTTCCAGACAGCCTGTGGCGCATCTTGCTGTGGGCGGCGGAGTATTACCACTACCCGCTTGGCGAAGTGCTGTTCCATGCCCTGCCGATTTTGCTCCGGCAGGGAAAACCAGCCCATAGCGCGCCGCTCTGGCAATGGTTCGCCACCGAACAGGGGCGCGCCACGTCGCTGAACGCGCTGAAACGAGCGCCCAAGCAACAGCAGGCGCTGGCGGCACTGCTACAAGGTCCGCTGTACCGCCATCAGGTGGCGGAAACCGAACTGACGGAAGCCGCGCTGCAAGCGTTGCGCGAAAAAGGACTGAGCGAACTGCGCGCGTTGCCGCAGCAGGTGAAGGACTGGCGCGACGATTTCAGCCTGACGGGGGAACGCCTGCGCCTTAATACCGAACAGGCCACCGCCGTCGGCGCCATACGCAGCGAAGACGATCATTTTGCCGCCTGGCTGCTGGCGGGCATTACCGGCTCCGGCAAAACCGAGGTCTACCTCAGCGTACTGGAAAATATTCTGGCGCAAGGCAAGCAGGCGCTGGTGCTGGTGCCGGAAATCGGCCTGACGCCGCAAACCATCGCCCGCTTCCGCGATCGATTCAACGCGCCGGTGGAAGCGCTGCATTCGGGGCTGAACGACGGCGAGCGGCTGTCGGTGTGGCTGCGCGCCAGACAAGGCGAAGCAGCCATTGTCATCGGCACCCGTTCCGCGCTGTTTACCCCTTTTGCCCGGCTGGGGCTGATCGTCATCGACGAAGAACACGACGGCTCCTACAAACAGCAGGAAGGCTGGCGTTATCACGCCCGCGACCTGGCGGTGTTCCGCGCCCGGCAAGAAAACATTCCCATCGTTATGGGGTCGGCCACGCCAGCGCTGGAAACGCTTTATAACGTACAGATTGGCAAATACCGCCAGTTGCGCCTCAGCAAACGCGCCGGCAATGCCCGGCTGGCGCAGCAACATTTGCTGGACCTGAAAGGGCTGCCGCTGACCACTGGTTTGTCACAGCCGTTAATCAACCGCATCCGCCATCATCTGGCCGCGGACAATCAGGTCATCCTGTTTCTCAACCGTCGGGGCTTCGCGCCGGTGGTGTTGTGCCATGAATGCGGCTGGATCGCCGAATGCCAACGCTGCGACAGCTACTACACCCTGCACCAGCATCAACGGATGATGCGTTGCCATCACTGCGACAGCCAGCGTCCGGTACCACAACAATGCCCGCAGTGCGGTTCCACCCATCTGGTGCCGGTGGGCCTGGGCACCGAACAGCTGGAACAGGCGCTGCCGACGCTGTTTCCCGAGGCCCCAATCACCCGTATCGATCGCGATACTACCAGCCGCAAGGGGGCGCTGGAGCAGCAACTGGCGCAGGTCCGCCAGGGCGGCGCGCGCATTCTGATCGGCACCCAGATGCTCGCCAAAGGCCACCACTTTCCCGACGTCACGCTCGTGGCGTTGCTGGATGTCGACAGCTCGCTGTTTTCCGCCGATTTCCGCGCCACCGAGCGTTTCGCCCAGCTCTACACCCAGGTATCCGGGCGCGCCGGGCGCGCAGGCAAAGCGGGCGAAGTGGTGCTGCAAACCCATCACCCGGAGCATCCACTGTTGCAGACGCTGCTGCATCAGGGTTACGACGCGTTCGCCAGCCAGACGCTGAAAGAACGCCAGAGCGTGTTCCTGCCGCCGTTTACCAGCCATGTGCTGTTCCGGGCCGATGACCACGACAATCAACAGGCCAGTCTGTTCCTGCAACAGTTGCGTAATCTGCTGGAGGCCAGCCCGCTGCGCGACGACTCGCTGTGGCTGATGGGACCGGTGCCGGCGCTGCAGCCCAAGCGCGCCGGGCGTTTCCGCTGGCAACTACTGTTGCAACACCCATCGCGCGCCACGCTGCAACGGCTCATTCGCAACTCGATGCTGCTGATCGATACGCTGCCGCAGACACGCAAGGTGAAGTGGGTGATGGATGTCGACCCGACGGACAATTGA